The following are encoded together in the Mumia sp. Pv4-285 genome:
- a CDS encoding class I SAM-dependent methyltransferase, whose translation MTSNAERLRDLVTPFVGAEPPVRIRAWDGSTSGPADAPLIDVRSRRALRHLAWSPGELGLARAYICGDLDVPGGAEDLADGLRTAWQVLAGVEQPSRPGWWTWVRSVPTALRLGVVGPRPRPPAGEIQVDGTRHTTRRDAAVIAAHYDLSNAFYALFMDRSMAYSSAYYGGAGVTLEQAQRAKLDLVCDKLGVTAGSNLLDVGCGWGSLALHAAEHRGARVLGITLSAQQHAYVLEQVERRGLSDLVGVRLQDYRSLDAVGLTERGAGFDAVASIEMGEHVGEENYATYLGVLRRHVRPGGRVLVQQMSRRAGAAPGGGTFIETYIAPDMHMRPLSETLGFFERGGFEVVDVEGMREDYVRTVADWSAAYEKRFDEAVALVGEEQARMWRLYLVGGGLAFEQGRMGVDQVVATRAGRA comes from the coding sequence CTTCGTCGGCGCCGAGCCGCCGGTCCGGATCCGTGCCTGGGACGGGAGCACGTCCGGACCGGCCGACGCGCCCTTGATCGACGTCCGCTCACGCCGCGCCCTGCGCCACCTCGCGTGGTCGCCGGGCGAGCTCGGCCTGGCGCGGGCGTACATCTGCGGGGACCTCGACGTGCCGGGGGGCGCCGAGGACCTTGCAGACGGCCTGCGGACGGCATGGCAGGTGCTCGCGGGGGTCGAGCAGCCGTCCCGGCCGGGCTGGTGGACGTGGGTGCGGTCGGTCCCGACGGCGCTGCGACTGGGCGTCGTCGGGCCCCGCCCGCGTCCACCAGCCGGGGAGATCCAGGTCGACGGCACGCGGCACACGACGCGCCGCGACGCCGCGGTGATCGCGGCCCACTACGACCTCTCCAACGCGTTCTACGCCCTGTTCATGGACCGGAGCATGGCGTACTCCAGCGCGTACTACGGCGGTGCCGGCGTCACGCTCGAGCAGGCACAACGAGCCAAGCTGGACCTCGTCTGCGACAAGCTCGGCGTGACCGCAGGGTCGAACCTCCTCGACGTCGGGTGCGGCTGGGGCTCGCTCGCGCTGCACGCCGCCGAGCACCGTGGCGCCCGGGTGCTGGGGATCACGCTCTCAGCGCAACAGCACGCGTACGTCCTCGAGCAGGTCGAACGCCGGGGGCTGAGCGACCTGGTCGGGGTGCGCCTCCAGGACTACCGCTCCCTCGACGCCGTCGGTCTGACCGAGCGGGGGGCCGGCTTCGACGCCGTCGCGTCGATCGAGATGGGGGAGCACGTCGGCGAGGAGAACTACGCGACGTACCTCGGGGTCCTGCGACGCCACGTCCGCCCGGGTGGACGGGTGCTCGTGCAGCAGATGTCGCGGCGCGCGGGGGCTGCGCCGGGCGGCGGCACGTTCATCGAGACCTACATCGCTCCCGACATGCACATGCGGCCGCTCTCGGAGACTCTCGGGTTCTTCGAGCGCGGCGGGTTCGAGGTCGTCGACGTCGAGGGGATGCGTGAGGACTACGTCCGCACCGTCGCCGACTGGTCGGCGGCGTACGAGAAGCGTTTCGACGAGGCCGTCGCCCTGGTGGGCGAGGAGCAGGCCCGGATGTGGCGGCTCTATCTCGTCGGAGGTGGGCTCGCGTTCGAGCAGGGCCGGATGGGCGTCGACCAGGTCGTGGCGACCCGGGCGGGGAGAGCATGA
- a CDS encoding DUF1295 domain-containing protein: protein MTSTLDDAFWGSLPWTALGVVAVLAVTYAASKVAGKHAVIDVAWGLLFCAVAVVGFVASGGHGDDVRRWLLLVLVLVWGVRLAVHIGRRSIGAGEDPRYEEFLRDRGELGVLAVVYGLQGVLAWVISAPVQVGMFLDAPVGALAYVGAVLWLVGLLFEGVGDWQLEQYKARPKDERPPVMDEGLWQFTRHPNYFGDACVWVGIFLVAADAWPGALTVFGPVIMVYLLAFGSGKKVLERRMAKRPAYREYMRRTSGFFPLPPRKA from the coding sequence ATGACGTCGACCCTCGACGACGCCTTCTGGGGCTCGCTCCCGTGGACGGCCCTGGGAGTCGTCGCGGTGCTCGCCGTGACGTACGCCGCCTCGAAGGTCGCCGGCAAGCATGCCGTGATCGACGTGGCGTGGGGCCTGCTGTTCTGCGCCGTCGCGGTGGTGGGCTTCGTCGCGTCGGGGGGTCACGGCGACGACGTACGCCGGTGGCTGCTGCTGGTGCTCGTCCTCGTCTGGGGCGTCCGGCTCGCGGTGCACATCGGCCGGCGCAGCATCGGCGCCGGCGAGGACCCGCGCTACGAGGAATTCCTCCGCGACCGCGGCGAGCTGGGCGTCCTCGCGGTCGTCTACGGGCTGCAGGGTGTGCTCGCGTGGGTGATCTCGGCACCCGTCCAGGTCGGGATGTTCCTCGACGCGCCCGTCGGTGCACTCGCCTACGTCGGTGCAGTGCTGTGGCTCGTCGGACTGCTCTTCGAGGGGGTCGGCGACTGGCAGCTCGAGCAGTACAAGGCTCGCCCGAAGGACGAGCGCCCGCCCGTGATGGACGAGGGGCTGTGGCAGTTCACACGTCACCCCAACTACTTCGGCGACGCGTGCGTCTGGGTGGGGATCTTCCTCGTCGCCGCCGACGCGTGGCCGGGGGCGCTCACCGTGTTCGGGCCGGTGATCATGGTGTACCTGCTGGCCTTCGGCTCGGGCAAGAAGGTCCTCGAGCGGCGGATGGCGAAGCGGCCGGCGTACCGCGAGTACATGCGACGGACGTCCGGCTTCTTCCCGCTCCCACCGCGCAAGGCCTGA
- a CDS encoding nitroreductase family protein, with translation MELAEVVRRRRMVRAYDGNPVPPEVVDRMLEHATRAPSAGFTQGWAFLVLDAPDDVDRFWEATTPPERAAAPSRWLRGMRTAPVVLVPLTHKDAYLDRYAEPDKGWTDRDEARWPVPYWYVDTGMASLLVLLTAVDEGLGACFFGIPPTRTTDFRSAFGVPDAYEPLGAITVGYGAEDHEPSSRSRGRRPREEVVHRGRW, from the coding sequence GTGGAGCTCGCCGAGGTGGTGCGCCGGCGGCGCATGGTTCGTGCGTACGACGGGAACCCGGTACCGCCCGAGGTCGTCGACCGCATGCTCGAGCACGCGACCCGCGCGCCGAGCGCCGGGTTCACCCAGGGCTGGGCCTTCCTGGTCCTCGACGCACCGGACGACGTCGACCGGTTCTGGGAGGCGACCACGCCTCCGGAGCGCGCGGCTGCTCCGTCGCGCTGGCTGCGCGGGATGCGGACCGCGCCGGTCGTACTCGTGCCGCTCACGCACAAGGACGCCTACCTCGACCGCTACGCGGAGCCGGACAAGGGGTGGACCGACCGCGACGAGGCGCGCTGGCCCGTGCCGTACTGGTACGTCGACACCGGCATGGCTTCGCTCCTGGTCCTGCTCACCGCCGTCGACGAGGGTCTCGGTGCCTGCTTCTTCGGGATCCCTCCGACCCGTACGACCGACTTCCGCAGCGCGTTCGGCGTCCCCGACGCGTACGAGCCGTTGGGCGCGATCACGGTCGGATACGGCGCCGAGGACCACGAGCCGAGCTCGCGCTCGCGAGGCCGGCGCCCCCGCGAGGAGGTCGTCCACCGAGGACGCTGGTGA
- a CDS encoding GOLPH3/VPS74 family protein — protein MLLAEEFSLLALDPETGRLRGPDDRVTRALAGSLLLDLAHAGHVALEPGDVLVLADTSPRQPLLGSGLSLLTGQFPVTVRDAIGHLASTLRETVLESMAERGMLRREVHRTLVLKILVRWYAASPDTSESVRADLQQIFSIAGAAPPEADADLEPRPAGLLTVLDGADLLELVSPTRPDREQVRSWCATPRPGAGDEIRCAVHSALRSLEGGAHGPAASSTPSRATSV, from the coding sequence ATGCTGCTCGCAGAGGAATTCTCGCTGCTCGCGCTCGATCCCGAGACCGGGAGGCTGCGCGGGCCCGACGACCGGGTCACCCGTGCGCTCGCCGGCTCACTGCTTCTCGACCTCGCCCACGCCGGTCACGTCGCGCTCGAGCCGGGCGACGTCCTGGTGCTCGCCGACACGTCACCGCGCCAGCCCTTGCTCGGCAGCGGCCTGTCCCTGCTCACCGGCCAGTTCCCCGTGACCGTGCGGGACGCGATCGGGCACCTCGCGTCGACGCTGCGCGAGACGGTGCTCGAGAGCATGGCCGAGCGCGGCATGCTGCGCCGCGAGGTCCACCGGACCCTGGTCCTGAAGATCCTCGTCCGGTGGTACGCCGCCTCGCCCGACACGAGCGAGTCCGTCCGCGCAGACCTGCAGCAGATCTTCTCGATCGCCGGCGCCGCGCCTCCAGAGGCCGACGCCGACCTCGAGCCGAGGCCGGCCGGGCTCCTCACGGTGCTCGACGGTGCCGACCTCCTCGAGCTGGTGAGCCCGACCCGACCCGACCGCGAGCAGGTGCGGTCGTGGTGTGCGACCCCGCGCCCAGGAGCGGGCGACGAGATCCGCTGCGCGGTGCACTCGGCGCTCCGCTCGCTCGAGGGTGGAGCGCACGGCCCCGCCGCATCGTCCACGCCGTCCCGCGCCACGTCGGTCTGA
- a CDS encoding MFS transporter → MDAALRLRSAPGRWLLLATVLGSSMAMLDSTVVNVALPTIGDDLDADVGGLQWVVNGYTLALASLILLGGALGDRWGRRRVFVIGVLWFAAASLLCGVAPNIETLIAARVLQGVGGALLTPGSLALISASFDSEDRGAAIGAWSGLGGVATAIGPLLGGWLIEAVSWRAIFLLNIPLAAVVVWVCGRHVPESRDPDAPEHFDILGVALTAGGLAVLTYGLIESTTWLAVVGLVVLLLFVAQERRSPNPLVPLGLFSDRVFTGANLVTFVVYGALGAVFFFLVVQLQVVAGYTPLAAGAATLPVTILMLLFSPAAGRLGTRIGPRLPMTVGPFVAAAGLLLMLRIGPDASYLVDVAPGVVVFGIGLTILVSPLTTAVLAAAPDHLAGTASGVNNAVARTAQLLAVAALPPIVGIVGGALSDPELFDAGFDQAMIICTVMLALGGVVAWAMIRTVPSQHAIQVEHQPGCDVCGPRAYPRSAASRD, encoded by the coding sequence GTGGACGCCGCCCTTCGCCTTCGCAGCGCACCGGGTCGCTGGCTGCTGCTCGCCACCGTGCTCGGGTCCAGCATGGCGATGCTCGACTCGACGGTGGTCAACGTCGCCCTCCCGACGATCGGTGACGACCTCGACGCCGACGTGGGCGGGCTCCAGTGGGTCGTCAACGGCTACACGCTCGCTCTCGCGTCGCTGATCCTGCTCGGCGGCGCGCTCGGCGACCGCTGGGGTCGGCGCCGTGTGTTCGTCATCGGCGTCCTGTGGTTCGCCGCCGCGTCGCTGCTGTGCGGTGTGGCCCCCAACATCGAGACGCTGATCGCCGCGCGGGTCCTCCAGGGAGTGGGCGGCGCGCTGCTCACGCCCGGCAGCCTGGCACTCATCTCGGCGTCGTTCGACTCCGAGGACCGCGGTGCGGCGATCGGCGCCTGGTCAGGACTCGGCGGCGTCGCGACCGCAATCGGCCCGCTGCTCGGCGGATGGCTGATCGAGGCTGTGAGCTGGCGGGCGATCTTCCTCCTCAACATCCCGCTCGCCGCGGTCGTGGTGTGGGTGTGCGGCCGCCACGTCCCCGAGAGCCGCGACCCCGACGCGCCCGAGCACTTCGACATCCTCGGCGTCGCCCTGACCGCCGGGGGGCTCGCCGTGCTGACATACGGGTTGATCGAGTCGACCACGTGGCTGGCCGTCGTCGGTCTCGTGGTGCTCCTGCTGTTCGTCGCACAGGAACGGCGCAGCCCCAATCCGCTCGTGCCGCTCGGACTCTTCAGCGACCGCGTCTTCACGGGAGCGAACCTCGTGACGTTCGTCGTGTACGGCGCTCTCGGCGCGGTCTTCTTCTTCCTGGTGGTGCAGCTCCAGGTCGTCGCCGGCTACACGCCGCTCGCGGCCGGTGCAGCGACACTCCCGGTGACGATCCTGATGCTGCTGTTCTCGCCGGCCGCCGGCCGGCTCGGCACCCGGATCGGCCCGCGCCTGCCGATGACGGTGGGCCCGTTCGTCGCCGCTGCCGGACTGCTGCTGATGCTGAGGATCGGCCCCGACGCGTCGTACCTCGTCGACGTCGCACCGGGCGTCGTCGTCTTCGGCATCGGGCTCACGATCCTCGTCTCGCCGCTGACGACAGCTGTCCTCGCCGCGGCGCCCGACCACCTCGCAGGGACCGCGTCCGGGGTCAACAACGCCGTGGCGCGGACGGCGCAGCTGCTGGCGGTCGCTGCCCTCCCGCCGATCGTGGGCATCGTCGGCGGTGCGCTGTCGGACCCGGAGCTGTTCGACGCGGGCTTCGACCAGGCGATGATCATCTGCACGGTGATGCTGGCGCTCGGCGGCGTGGTCGCGTGGGCGATGATCCGCACGGTGCCCAGCCAGCACGCGATCCAGGTGGAGCACCAGCCCGGGTGCGACGTGTGCGGCCCGCGGGCGTACCCGAGGTCGGCTGCCTCGCGGGACTGA
- a CDS encoding NUDIX hydrolase family protein translates to MTVRTPDPNPGWLSDHDLDETRNRVPMLYVEAVPVRMDPDGLVAEIGLLLRGSHTGVMTRSFVSGRVMHGERIRDALMRHLEKDLGPTAFPVLPVSTVPFAVTEYFPYPGASQFFDARQHAVALAYVVPVSGECQPRQDALELTWLTPGEAATDAVAAEMEGGRGALLRQALAHLGVLGG, encoded by the coding sequence ATGACGGTACGCACTCCCGACCCGAATCCCGGCTGGCTCTCCGACCACGATCTCGACGAGACCCGCAACCGCGTCCCGATGCTCTACGTCGAGGCAGTCCCGGTGCGCATGGACCCCGACGGCCTGGTCGCCGAGATCGGACTGCTGCTGCGCGGCTCCCACACCGGGGTCATGACGCGTTCCTTCGTCTCGGGGCGCGTGATGCACGGCGAGCGCATCCGCGACGCGTTGATGCGCCACCTCGAGAAGGACCTCGGGCCCACGGCATTCCCGGTCCTACCCGTGAGCACCGTGCCGTTCGCGGTGACCGAGTACTTCCCGTACCCCGGGGCGTCCCAGTTCTTCGACGCCCGCCAGCACGCGGTCGCGCTCGCCTACGTCGTGCCGGTCTCGGGTGAGTGCCAGCCTCGCCAGGACGCCCTCGAGCTCACCTGGCTCACGCCGGGCGAGGCCGCGACCGACGCGGTGGCCGCCGAGATGGAGGGCGGGCGCGGCGCGCTCCTGCGCCAGGCCCTCGCGCACCTCGGCGTCCTCGGCGGCTGA
- a CDS encoding DMT family transporter yields MAWLILVVSGVLEAVWATALGRSEGFTRLVPTAVFGVTVVLSMVGLAIAMRTLPTGTAYAVWVGIGASLTVAFAMVTGSEPVSALRLVFLAMIIGGVVGLKAVH; encoded by the coding sequence ATGGCATGGCTGATCCTCGTCGTCTCCGGCGTCCTCGAAGCAGTCTGGGCAACCGCGCTCGGCCGCTCGGAGGGATTCACCCGACTCGTCCCGACGGCCGTCTTCGGGGTGACGGTCGTCCTCAGCATGGTCGGTCTCGCCATCGCGATGCGGACCCTCCCGACCGGCACGGCCTACGCGGTGTGGGTCGGCATCGGTGCCTCGTTGACCGTCGCGTTCGCGATGGTGACCGGCTCCGAGCCCGTCTCCGCCCTCCGCCTGGTCTTCCTCGCGATGATCATCGGCGGAGTCGTCGGGCTGAAGGCCGTGCACTGA